The Vibrio orientalis CIP 102891 = ATCC 33934 genome window below encodes:
- the cysC gene encoding adenylyl-sulfate kinase: MTTETPVKDENVVWHQHAIDKAFRAGLKNQKPVVLWFTGLSGAGKSTVAGALETRLAKSGYHTYLLDGDNVRHGLCSDLGFSEQDRRENIRRIGELAKLMADAGLIVLSAFISPHRAERQLVREMLPESEFLEVFVNTSLDVCEQRDPKGLYKKARAGEITNFTGIDSEYEVPLNPEIDLLAGEKSIGALVDDCLVALQERGIIS; the protein is encoded by the coding sequence ATGACGACGGAGACTCCCGTTAAAGACGAAAACGTAGTGTGGCATCAACATGCAATCGACAAAGCTTTTCGTGCTGGGCTTAAAAATCAAAAGCCAGTCGTGCTTTGGTTTACTGGATTATCGGGTGCTGGCAAATCAACGGTTGCCGGTGCACTGGAAACTCGCTTAGCGAAGTCGGGCTATCATACCTATCTATTAGATGGCGATAACGTTCGTCATGGGTTATGTAGTGATCTTGGCTTCTCTGAACAAGATCGCCGTGAGAACATCCGCCGTATTGGTGAGTTGGCTAAATTAATGGCCGATGCGGGTCTGATTGTATTATCGGCGTTTATCTCACCGCACCGCGCAGAGAGACAACTGGTGCGAGAAATGCTGCCAGAAAGTGAGTTTCTCGAGGTGTTTGTTAATACGTCGCTTGATGTGTGTGAGCAGCGTGACCCGAAAGGACTATATAAGAAAGCTCGAGCAGGAGAAATTACCAACTTCACTGGTATCGACTCTGAGTATGAGGTGCCACTTAACCCGGAAATAGACTTATTGGCGGGTGAAAAAAGCATTGGGGCATTAGTTGATGACTGCCTTGTTGCGCTACAAGAGCGTGGCATCATTAGCTAA
- a CDS encoding chemotaxis protein CheX, which produces MRAEFVNPFLASLMNVLKTMASLELKPQKPRVKKDEIARGDVSGLIGMVGTQSRGSMSITFDESLALEIMQNMLGERPNGLNDEVTDMVGEITNMVTGGAKRILAESGFDFDMATPVVVSGKGHTIRHKCEGSIIIMPFSSQWGNAFIEICFE; this is translated from the coding sequence ATGCGCGCTGAATTTGTAAACCCGTTTTTAGCATCATTGATGAATGTTTTAAAAACGATGGCTTCACTGGAATTGAAGCCACAGAAACCTCGTGTAAAGAAAGATGAAATTGCACGTGGGGATGTATCAGGTTTAATAGGGATGGTTGGCACGCAAAGCCGTGGCTCGATGTCTATTACCTTCGATGAGAGTCTTGCTCTAGAGATCATGCAAAACATGCTAGGTGAACGCCCTAACGGTTTAAATGATGAAGTGACCGATATGGTTGGTGAAATCACCAACATGGTGACAGGCGGTGCGAAACGTATCCTTGCGGAAAGTGGTTTTGATTTTGATATGGCAACTCCTGTTGTTGTATCAGGTAAAGGCCATACCATTCGCCACAAATGTGAAGGCTCGATCATCATCATGCCTTTCTCATCTCAGTGGGGTAATGCATTCATCGAGATTTGTTTCGAATAA
- a CDS encoding response regulator, translating to MLKEQNDKPVVLVVDDIPDNIHTLSGVLSDNYRIKAATSGTKAIQIANSKPQPHLILLDIMMPEMDGYEVCAQLKSNPMTADIPIIFVTAKAEVVDEQKGFEIGAVDYITKPISPPIVQARVKTHIALYDQSLSLANQVRERTAQLESSRLEVIQRLGRAAEYKDNETGMHVIRMSHYSKILAQQLDVSERWIELVFQASPMHDIGKIGIPDAVLRKPGKLDKDEWEVMQTHVQIGADIINNGDSLLLQMAQEIALYHHEKWDGNGYPHGLKGEEIPLSARIVAIADVFDALTSERPYKKAWPTEKAIALLEEEAGSHFDPTLVPIFIAQLDQLLEIKESFKDEF from the coding sequence ATGCTCAAGGAACAGAATGACAAACCAGTAGTGCTGGTTGTTGATGATATACCCGACAACATACACACCCTATCAGGCGTGTTGTCTGACAACTATAGAATTAAAGCGGCAACCTCTGGAACTAAAGCCATTCAAATTGCTAATAGCAAACCGCAACCTCATCTTATTTTGCTCGATATTATGATGCCTGAAATGGATGGTTATGAGGTATGTGCTCAGCTGAAATCAAATCCAATGACCGCAGATATCCCGATCATTTTTGTCACTGCCAAAGCTGAAGTAGTGGATGAACAAAAAGGTTTTGAGATCGGTGCGGTTGATTACATTACAAAACCGATTAGCCCACCGATTGTACAGGCGCGAGTGAAAACTCATATTGCACTATATGACCAAAGTCTATCCCTCGCCAATCAGGTTCGTGAACGTACGGCACAATTAGAAAGTAGCCGCCTTGAGGTAATTCAACGCTTAGGCCGCGCGGCAGAATACAAAGACAACGAAACAGGTATGCATGTCATACGTATGAGTCACTACTCAAAAATTTTGGCTCAACAACTTGATGTGAGTGAGCGCTGGATTGAACTGGTCTTTCAAGCCTCTCCGATGCATGATATCGGCAAAATTGGCATTCCTGACGCGGTATTACGCAAGCCAGGAAAACTCGACAAAGACGAGTGGGAAGTGATGCAAACTCATGTCCAGATCGGCGCAGACATCATCAATAATGGCGACTCACTGCTACTGCAAATGGCACAAGAGATCGCCCTTTACCACCATGAGAAGTGGGATGGCAATGGTTATCCACATGGCTTAAAAGGTGAAGAGATCCCTCTCAGTGCTCGAATTGTCGCTATTGCTGATGTCTTTGACGCCCTCACCAGTGAGCGTCCATATAAGAAAGCTTGGCCAACCGAAAAAGCCATTGCGCTACTCGAAGAAGAAGCTGGTTCGCACTTTGACCCGACCTTAGTGCCGATTTTTATCGCTCAGCTAGACCAACTACTCGAAATAAAAGAGTCATTTAAAGACGAATTTTGA
- a CDS encoding response regulator — MDSVNNYSFDSKRILVGFILASLLLLGAGTMGWMSLNNRFETIDHYAGNAQLLSTLDSIKVIEQSYIRLAEPQLVEKMANNVSRAKQLAETAVNNGTPASTPTAIAQYQQQFEQYVDLSQQTLQARQSLSVVGEKTESLVQQLQIDHEEYIESGITDIDQLRSKVDHESDNAIQAHWLVSLIANSQSQQKAYMVTNKQETLNAAQFELNKAGKLVSQLEQQLNDEQSQKILALIKNSKNRYRSALVQLRNWSNLSKPLQANISAQIERSSNELLRVSIELRTHLQERLKVSQQAVSTLQATISDKLSISSNLLLLRTDINNAQQSDKDYAIAQESLRQTTLKQEVQNNLYAALRLLEALYEQVITQDEQLQIDTLSQTTQDYLSLFTHLTALRSEKSQLELALTQSHQDIINAIQPGFESQLVAVEESGNITTNLAIGGGIFLFTLLLLGLLANKSHAALERFAEKLAVARDEANSANTAKSDFLANMSHEIRTPMNAIIGMSYLALKTDLTKAQRNYIHKVKLSADSLLGLINDILDFSKIEAGKLDIENVDFHLENVLDNITNLVGLRASERGLELLIHIERDVPTTLVGDPLRLGQVLINLANNAVKFTEKGEIKISVRVAKRQGDDVELEFSVEDSGIGMTKEQTDKLFSKFTQADSSTTRKYGGTGLGLAISKELSQLMGGDIRVESEFGQGSRFSFSIATKVSHALKQDNVSMPVELGKLKVLIVDDNASARIIVEDILHSLQFEAQSVSNVDDALNALETASQQQSPYDLLISDWQMPGKDGIDLVESVYQRFTENHQPKILMLTAYGREDLNDAFTHRGLTTPSILDKPVTASHLFDAVIALYGVANTRISRSEAQEQHQLANVQQLAGAHLLLVEDNAINQELAVELLQGQQIKVTIAVNGQEAVDYYKQHDFDGILMDCQMPIMDGYEATQFIRQTLDDQMMPIIAMTANVMERDKVKAQNAGMNDIIAKPIDVGSMFSTLAKWVTPKTPLAAVAQTSQPQETLPEIEGIDIQSGLARTSGNTNLYKKLLMRFADTYIDSSAVNHALTNDDLAARKRNIHSLKGVAGNIGAGSVHQLSAQLEQDLDNVALRQELLSALSQLVTRIETTLLTVQATPQAQSTKAHNYEPDTYQELFNAIEQSDTLAVTIINGLESGGQIGLSAGELSALSQALEEFDFERGLEILATSQR; from the coding sequence ATGGACTCCGTAAACAACTACTCTTTCGATTCAAAACGCATCCTAGTTGGTTTTATCCTCGCTTCTTTGCTACTGCTTGGTGCAGGAACGATGGGATGGATGAGCTTAAATAATCGCTTTGAGACAATTGACCATTACGCAGGCAATGCTCAGTTACTCTCAACACTAGATAGCATCAAAGTTATCGAACAAAGCTATATTCGTCTTGCCGAGCCTCAGTTGGTGGAAAAGATGGCAAACAACGTAAGCCGAGCAAAGCAGCTTGCGGAAACTGCAGTCAATAACGGAACTCCTGCTTCAACGCCGACCGCTATCGCTCAATACCAGCAGCAGTTTGAACAGTATGTCGATCTTAGTCAGCAAACTCTCCAAGCTAGGCAATCTTTATCAGTCGTAGGAGAAAAAACCGAAAGCTTGGTTCAACAACTGCAAATCGATCACGAGGAGTATATTGAGTCCGGCATCACTGATATCGATCAGCTACGTAGCAAGGTGGATCATGAATCCGACAATGCCATTCAAGCCCATTGGTTAGTGAGTTTGATTGCGAACTCACAGTCACAACAGAAAGCTTACATGGTGACGAACAAGCAAGAGACGTTAAATGCCGCACAGTTTGAGTTAAACAAAGCAGGAAAGTTAGTATCTCAACTAGAACAGCAACTTAATGATGAGCAATCACAAAAGATACTGGCGCTGATAAAAAATTCGAAGAATCGCTACCGTTCAGCGCTGGTGCAACTGCGTAATTGGAGTAACCTCTCTAAGCCATTGCAAGCGAATATCTCTGCGCAAATCGAACGTTCAAGTAACGAGTTACTTCGAGTCTCCATTGAACTCAGAACGCATTTACAAGAGAGGTTAAAAGTCAGTCAACAAGCGGTGTCGACCCTACAAGCAACCATCAGCGATAAATTGTCGATAAGCTCAAACCTATTACTACTGCGCACCGACATCAACAATGCTCAACAAAGCGATAAAGACTATGCCATCGCTCAAGAATCACTGCGCCAAACCACATTGAAACAAGAGGTGCAAAACAACCTTTACGCCGCTCTTCGATTACTTGAAGCGCTGTATGAACAAGTCATCACTCAGGACGAGCAGCTGCAAATTGATACCCTGAGCCAAACTACACAAGACTATCTGAGCTTATTTACTCACTTAACGGCCCTACGTAGTGAAAAGTCGCAACTTGAGTTAGCACTCACTCAAAGCCATCAAGATATTATCAACGCCATTCAGCCAGGCTTTGAAAGCCAACTGGTCGCAGTGGAGGAGTCTGGCAATATCACCACCAACCTAGCGATAGGTGGAGGGATTTTCTTATTTACCCTATTACTGCTCGGATTGCTGGCCAATAAGTCTCATGCGGCCCTAGAGAGATTTGCCGAAAAGCTTGCGGTTGCACGTGACGAAGCCAATTCAGCCAACACCGCGAAATCAGATTTTTTGGCCAATATGAGCCACGAAATCCGTACCCCGATGAACGCGATTATTGGCATGAGTTACTTGGCGCTAAAAACAGATTTAACCAAAGCGCAGCGCAATTATATCCATAAGGTAAAATTGTCTGCTGACTCTCTACTTGGCCTGATTAACGACATTCTCGACTTCTCTAAGATTGAAGCTGGAAAACTCGATATTGAAAATGTCGACTTTCACCTCGAGAACGTACTCGACAACATCACTAACCTTGTTGGACTGAGAGCATCTGAACGCGGGCTTGAGTTACTTATCCATATTGAACGTGACGTACCGACAACCTTAGTCGGTGACCCACTCCGCCTTGGGCAAGTACTGATTAATCTCGCCAACAATGCGGTCAAGTTTACCGAAAAAGGTGAGATAAAGATTTCAGTGCGCGTTGCCAAAAGGCAGGGGGATGACGTCGAACTGGAGTTCAGTGTCGAAGACAGCGGCATTGGCATGACAAAAGAGCAAACGGACAAACTGTTTAGCAAGTTTACTCAAGCCGATAGTTCAACCACCCGTAAGTATGGCGGTACCGGTCTTGGGCTCGCCATCAGTAAAGAGCTTAGCCAATTAATGGGCGGCGATATACGCGTGGAGAGCGAGTTTGGCCAAGGCTCCCGCTTCTCCTTTTCTATTGCGACCAAAGTCAGCCATGCATTAAAGCAAGATAACGTCAGCATGCCCGTTGAGCTGGGTAAATTAAAAGTACTTATCGTCGATGACAATGCCAGCGCTCGAATCATCGTCGAAGACATTTTGCACTCGCTACAATTTGAGGCGCAGAGTGTCAGTAATGTCGATGATGCCCTGAACGCACTAGAGACCGCTAGTCAACAACAAAGTCCTTACGATTTACTGATTTCTGACTGGCAGATGCCGGGCAAAGATGGCATCGATTTAGTCGAGTCGGTCTATCAACGATTTACAGAGAACCACCAGCCTAAAATCCTCATGCTCACTGCCTATGGACGAGAAGACCTCAACGACGCATTTACTCATCGTGGATTAACCACACCAAGCATCCTTGATAAGCCAGTCACCGCTTCTCATCTATTTGATGCGGTTATTGCTCTCTATGGAGTGGCTAATACCCGAATCAGCCGAAGTGAAGCGCAAGAGCAACACCAGTTAGCCAATGTACAGCAGCTTGCTGGCGCACACTTACTGTTGGTCGAAGACAATGCGATAAACCAAGAACTGGCGGTTGAACTGCTCCAAGGACAACAAATTAAAGTTACCATTGCAGTAAATGGTCAAGAGGCGGTCGATTACTATAAACAGCATGACTTTGATGGCATTTTGATGGATTGCCAGATGCCGATTATGGATGGCTACGAAGCCACTCAATTTATCAGACAAACTCTCGACGACCAGATGATGCCAATTATCGCTATGACCGCTAATGTTATGGAACGCGATAAAGTCAAAGCGCAAAATGCAGGAATGAACGATATTATTGCTAAGCCGATTGATGTTGGCAGCATGTTCAGTACCCTCGCAAAATGGGTCACGCCTAAAACACCACTGGCTGCCGTTGCCCAAACCAGTCAGCCACAAGAAACATTGCCTGAGATTGAGGGTATTGATATCCAATCGGGGCTTGCCCGTACTAGCGGTAATACTAATCTATATAAAAAGTTACTGATGCGTTTTGCTGATACCTATATAGATAGCTCAGCAGTCAACCATGCACTGACCAATGATGATTTAGCCGCGAGAAAGCGCAACATACACTCCTTAAAAGGTGTTGCTGGCAATATTGGTGCAGGCAGTGTTCACCAGTTAAGTGCGCAGCTAGAACAAGACCTCGACAATGTGGCTCTTCGACAAGAGCTGCTTAGCGCACTCAGCCAATTAGTCACTCGCATCGAAACTACGCTATTAACTGTGCAAGCCACGCCGCAAGCTCAGAGCACAAAAGCGCACAATTATGAGCCAGACACCTATCAAGAGCTCTTTAATGCTATTGAGCAAAGTGACACATTAGCCGTCACTATCATTAATGGACTGGAATCTGGTGGTCAAATCGGTTTGTCCGCTGGTGAACTTTCGGCACTTAGCCAAGCATTAGAAGAATTTGATTTTGAAAGAGGATTAGAGATCTTAGCCACAAGCCAAAGGTGA
- the dusA gene encoding tRNA dihydrouridine(20/20a) synthase DusA: protein MKPDNTSKFAANRFSIAPMLDWTDRHCRYFHRLLTNETLLYTEMVTTGAIIHGKGDFLAYNQEEHPVALQLGGSNPKDLATCAKLAAERGYDEINLNVGCPSDRVQNGRFGACLMGEPQLVADCVAAMRDVVDVPVTVKTRIGIDDQDSYEFLTDFVSIVSEKGGCEQFTIHARKAWLSGLSPKENREIPPLDYPRAYQLKKDFSHLAIAVNGGVKTLAETKEHLQHLDGVMVGREAYQNPYILAEVDQQIFGLDKPVKKRTQVVEEMYPYIEQQLSNGAYLGHITRHMLGLFQNMPGARQWRRYISENAHKPGSGIEVVEAALAKIPKELDV, encoded by the coding sequence ATGAAACCTGATAATACTAGTAAATTTGCGGCTAACCGCTTTTCAATCGCCCCTATGCTCGACTGGACGGATCGTCATTGCCGTTACTTCCATCGTCTACTGACTAACGAAACTCTGCTTTATACAGAGATGGTCACCACAGGTGCGATCATTCATGGTAAAGGTGACTTCCTAGCGTACAACCAAGAAGAGCATCCAGTTGCGCTTCAGTTAGGTGGTTCAAACCCAAAGGATTTGGCGACTTGTGCCAAATTGGCGGCGGAGCGTGGCTATGATGAGATTAACCTCAACGTTGGTTGCCCATCTGACCGTGTACAAAACGGTCGCTTCGGTGCTTGTCTAATGGGTGAACCTCAGCTGGTGGCAGATTGTGTTGCTGCAATGCGTGATGTAGTTGATGTTCCGGTAACTGTTAAAACACGTATTGGTATTGATGATCAGGATTCGTATGAATTTCTGACCGACTTTGTTTCTATCGTTTCTGAGAAAGGTGGTTGTGAGCAATTCACTATCCATGCTCGTAAAGCTTGGCTTTCTGGTCTTAGTCCGAAAGAGAACCGTGAAATCCCACCACTGGACTACCCACGCGCCTACCAGCTAAAGAAAGATTTCTCTCACTTAGCGATTGCCGTTAATGGTGGTGTCAAAACGCTAGCAGAGACTAAAGAGCACTTGCAGCACTTAGACGGAGTAATGGTTGGTCGTGAAGCGTATCAAAACCCATATATTCTTGCTGAGGTCGATCAGCAAATCTTTGGTTTAGATAAGCCAGTTAAAAAGCGCACTCAAGTGGTTGAAGAGATGTATCCATATATTGAGCAACAGCTATCGAATGGAGCTTACTTAGGTCATATCACTCGCCATATGCTTGGCTTGTTCCAAAACATGCCGGGTGCACGTCAATGGCGTCGTTACATTAGTGAAAATGCTCATAAACCAGGTTCGGGTATCGAGGTCGTTGAAGCGGCATTGGCTAAAATACCAAAAGAGTTAGATGTGTAA
- a CDS encoding TIGR04219 family outer membrane beta-barrel protein, translated as MGLKTVAALAAVISTSAFAESSLTTKLGAEMWWPSTEVNEAKRDSTTTPTVYAAIEHDVKYVPDARIRYGSVDADYMAFDKLDVTLYYRILEHDLMHFDAGITVSDLGNTKYVEAVTGEQRTFDETIWAWYGYAELTVPNTNVDIIGEMNFGDSSGIKSTDLMAGVQYRLPLGSNTLAIRGGYRVIDLESKDIFTADENSDLGKPFIFANGFFLGAEFAF; from the coding sequence ATGGGTTTGAAAACCGTCGCTGCATTAGCTGCTGTTATTTCTACATCAGCCTTCGCTGAATCATCACTAACGACTAAGTTAGGCGCAGAGATGTGGTGGCCAAGCACTGAAGTCAATGAAGCGAAACGTGATAGCACTACCACGCCAACCGTTTATGCAGCGATTGAGCATGATGTTAAGTATGTGCCAGATGCACGTATCCGTTATGGTTCGGTTGATGCTGATTACATGGCATTTGATAAGCTAGATGTGACGCTTTACTACCGAATCCTTGAGCATGATTTGATGCACTTTGATGCCGGTATTACGGTTAGTGATTTAGGCAATACCAAATATGTTGAGGCTGTGACTGGTGAGCAGCGTACTTTCGATGAAACGATTTGGGCTTGGTATGGCTATGCTGAGCTAACGGTACCGAATACCAACGTCGATATTATCGGTGAGATGAACTTCGGTGATAGTAGTGGCATCAAGAGTACCGATTTAATGGCGGGTGTGCAGTACCGTTTGCCGCTGGGTTCAAATACGTTAGCGATTCGTGGTGGCTACCGTGTAATCGACTTAGAATCTAAAGATATCTTCACAGCAGATGAAAATTCAGATCTAGGTAAGCCATTTATTTTTGCGAATGGTTTCTTCCTTGGTGCTGAATTCGCATTTTAA
- the pspG gene encoding envelope stress response protein PspG — MFELIFILVFVATLLVTGVTMVTVFAGVAFSLVVMLLLGMIGAVIKLIPWLIVIALGIWFFKNHVAQPR, encoded by the coding sequence ATGTTTGAACTGATCTTTATTTTGGTATTTGTGGCGACACTATTGGTTACTGGCGTAACTATGGTAACGGTATTTGCTGGTGTGGCTTTTTCATTGGTTGTTATGTTGCTGCTCGGGATGATTGGCGCTGTGATTAAACTGATCCCGTGGCTTATTGTTATTGCTCTGGGTATCTGGTTTTTCAAAAACCATGTCGCTCAACCGAGATAA
- the zur gene encoding zinc uptake transcriptional repressor Zur yields MVMVISLDLQLVKQIEEICTARGVRLTTQRKRVFELICASPKASSAYELLEELKLSEPQAKPPTVYRALDFLLEQGFIHRVESTNSYIQCCSCNAHKHYSHLLICDKCSNVIELQDDSLVALLADNAEKHGFTIINHVIESHGICQSCSSDKAN; encoded by the coding sequence TTGGTAATGGTGATAAGTTTGGACCTGCAGTTAGTAAAACAAATAGAAGAGATATGCACTGCCCGTGGCGTAAGGCTCACGACTCAACGAAAACGTGTGTTTGAGCTGATTTGTGCGAGCCCGAAAGCATCCAGTGCTTATGAGCTATTAGAAGAATTGAAGCTGAGTGAACCTCAAGCAAAGCCTCCGACGGTTTATCGTGCATTGGACTTTTTGCTCGAACAGGGATTCATCCATCGCGTTGAATCGACCAATAGCTACATCCAATGCTGTTCTTGCAACGCTCATAAACATTATTCGCATCTATTGATATGCGATAAATGCAGTAACGTTATTGAACTACAAGATGATAGTTTGGTAGCCTTGTTGGCAGATAATGCAGAGAAGCACGGCTTTACCATCATTAATCACGTGATTGAATCACACGGTATTTGTCAGTCATGCTCCTCTGACAAAGCGAACTAA
- a CDS encoding SLC13 family permease, producing MWQQGFVLAILLGIVTCLLTTRIKPSHIFAGAAFIAFLAGMIDVSEVATNFTNSSLLTLVLLILASAALEKTRLISWVGRSLSTGCLGTVVAKLGLSTALLSSFTNNTAVVVSLISAIKRNQQHAPSKLLIPLSYTAILGGTLTLIGTSTNLIINSFVEDAGLPSLSFFAPTMIGLSVLVGGLLILIPLSYLLPNYDDQSQDDLPYFLEARVEPGSPLVGRSISENNLRALRKLFLAEVVRDGETMPSVEPDFILQARDRLLFCGDIESVATLQEIQGLTLFGQHHLNGQGFVEVVVSSSASFCNKTLKSSHFRDRFDAVVVAIRRGHERLQGGLGNITLNAGDTLVLVPGKRFEQEKQAHRKEFVLINDLDSSARLDANKSSLVLVGFASVIALALLDMVPLIKGLSVFLLAALFSGVIQLGELRRRFPVDIVVIVGSALSIAQLMLSTGLSVSLGQMFIEGFNGWGVFGALVATYLLTLILTELVTNNAAAALAFPIGYSMAVGYGVDPMPFIMAVLFGASASFISPYGYQTNLLVYSVGNYKITDYVRIGIPLSIVYSVLVLTLIPIFFPF from the coding sequence ATGTGGCAGCAAGGATTTGTACTGGCAATTTTACTCGGCATAGTGACTTGCTTACTGACAACGCGAATAAAGCCGAGTCATATCTTTGCTGGCGCTGCATTTATTGCCTTTCTTGCTGGGATGATAGACGTTAGTGAAGTTGCAACCAATTTCACTAACTCTTCCTTACTTACTTTAGTGCTGCTGATCTTAGCGTCAGCAGCGCTAGAAAAAACCCGCCTAATTAGCTGGGTAGGCCGCTCTTTGTCCACTGGTTGTTTAGGCACTGTTGTCGCTAAATTGGGTTTATCTACCGCATTACTTTCTTCATTTACTAACAATACCGCAGTGGTTGTTTCTTTGATTAGTGCGATTAAGCGCAATCAACAACATGCACCGTCAAAGCTATTAATTCCGCTCTCATACACCGCTATTCTTGGTGGTACCTTAACTTTGATCGGGACCTCCACCAACTTGATCATTAATAGCTTTGTTGAAGATGCAGGCTTACCAAGTTTGAGCTTTTTTGCTCCGACCATGATCGGTCTGTCTGTATTGGTCGGCGGCCTGTTGATCTTGATCCCTTTGAGCTATCTATTGCCGAATTATGACGATCAAAGTCAGGACGATCTGCCGTATTTCTTAGAGGCGAGGGTAGAGCCGGGATCTCCACTAGTTGGCCGTAGCATTAGTGAAAATAACTTACGTGCATTACGAAAACTGTTCTTGGCTGAGGTGGTCCGCGATGGTGAAACTATGCCATCAGTCGAGCCTGACTTTATCTTGCAAGCTCGAGATAGATTACTGTTCTGTGGTGATATTGAAAGTGTCGCGACGCTGCAAGAAATTCAAGGTCTAACGCTATTTGGTCAGCACCACTTAAATGGTCAGGGTTTTGTTGAAGTAGTGGTGAGCTCATCGGCCAGTTTTTGTAATAAAACCTTAAAGTCTAGCCATTTCCGTGATCGTTTTGATGCGGTTGTAGTCGCGATTCGACGTGGTCATGAACGCTTACAAGGTGGGTTAGGTAACATCACCTTGAATGCGGGCGATACCTTGGTGCTGGTACCGGGTAAGCGCTTTGAACAAGAGAAGCAAGCACATCGCAAAGAGTTTGTCTTAATCAATGATTTAGATTCCAGTGCTCGTTTGGATGCCAATAAATCCTCGCTGGTGCTAGTGGGCTTTGCGAGTGTGATTGCATTGGCATTACTGGATATGGTGCCACTCATTAAAGGTCTATCGGTCTTTTTACTGGCGGCTTTATTTAGTGGTGTGATTCAACTTGGTGAATTACGTCGACGTTTCCCGGTTGATATTGTTGTGATCGTCGGCTCTGCCCTTTCAATCGCTCAGCTTATGTTATCGACTGGCTTATCCGTCAGTTTGGGTCAGATGTTTATTGAAGGCTTTAACGGCTGGGGGGTATTTGGTGCACTGGTCGCGACTTACTTGTTAACGCTTATTCTAACTGAGCTTGTGACCAACAATGCCGCAGCAGCCTTGGCCTTTCCCATCGGCTACAGCATGGCGGTAGGTTATGGTGTCGACCCGATGCCTTTTATCATGGCAGTACTGTTTGGTGCCAGCGCAAGTTTTATCTCTCCTTACGGCTATCAGACCAACTTGCTGGTCTATAGCGTGGGCAATTATAAAATAACGGACTATGTTCGAATCGGGATTCCTCTTTCAATTGTTTACTCCGTGTTGGTGTTAACGCTAATCCCGATCTTCTTCCCGTTTTAA